The following are encoded in a window of Mycoplasma anserisalpingitidis genomic DNA:
- a CDS encoding ABC transporter permease codes for MNNPKENKFISSFNEQFRDKKYKLQKVLTFENGSSTIKKVFSSIWAILVGIILSGIAYGFYIFISSGTFGNPFEFIASLLTSAFDEYNITNFWLYFAIFGFLGLAIAVAFKTGYFNVGVSGQMTLPALLFFSFMILNRNFEPSTLTLFFGMLLFIVVGFICGMISGLLKAYFNVHEVISTIFLNWIIVSVGKWLLAKENEILIPISDENIGIFLSTLPYTTSRLSISFDQIETFKIIGVILLVLLSAVFWFIYKNTSIGYKLKMIGLNKHNADYVGVNQKALTISVLSISGALGGIAGFFLFVIKDCAITGLESGPIAMGFESIAVALIALNNPIGVLFSSIFYSIIYTSKVPLFSELGVVNEFYPIVTGLMIFIIAIAVIFSKLTPIKSFIKWMILVRNKEYRKVRKEYYSDKKTMYNKHKTRVKDVKKMSIQRKKEFKNETRNYLSLSEKLKRDLNKKDVDINSVYQELAKLKFEYNEKVRLAGLDVYSDYISYYKNTKRENKNKFKKYKEDLFKETFKKFVNNKIFRNSNLVIEEEK; via the coding sequence ATGAATAATCCAAAAGAAAATAAGTTCATTAGTAGTTTTAATGAACAATTTAGAGATAAAAAATATAAACTTCAAAAAGTTTTGACTTTCGAAAATGGTTCATCAACAATCAAAAAAGTTTTTAGTTCCATTTGAGCAATATTAGTAGGAATTATTTTATCTGGTATTGCATATGGATTTTATATTTTTATCAGTAGCGGGACATTTGGTAATCCTTTCGAATTTATCGCTAGCTTATTAACATCAGCTTTTGATGAATATAATATAACCAACTTTTGATTATATTTTGCAATTTTTGGGTTTTTAGGCCTAGCTATTGCTGTAGCATTCAAAACAGGATATTTTAATGTCGGTGTGTCAGGACAGATGACTTTACCTGCATTATTATTCTTTTCATTTATGATCCTAAACAGAAATTTTGAACCTTCTACATTAACGCTATTTTTTGGAATGCTCTTGTTTATAGTAGTTGGATTCATTTGTGGAATGATATCTGGTTTATTAAAAGCATATTTTAATGTGCATGAAGTTATATCAACAATTTTCTTAAACTGAATTATTGTTAGTGTTGGAAAATGATTATTAGCAAAGGAAAATGAAATTTTAATACCTATTTCGGATGAAAATATTGGTATATTTCTCTCAACATTACCATATACAACATCAAGATTATCAATTAGTTTTGATCAAATTGAAACATTTAAAATAATTGGTGTTATTTTATTGGTGCTTTTATCTGCAGTGTTTTGATTTATTTATAAAAATACATCTATCGGTTACAAACTTAAAATGATTGGTTTGAATAAACACAATGCTGATTATGTTGGTGTAAATCAAAAAGCATTAACTATAAGTGTGCTATCAATCTCGGGTGCACTTGGTGGAATAGCGGGATTTTTCTTATTTGTCATTAAAGATTGTGCTATTACAGGTTTAGAATCTGGACCTATAGCAATGGGGTTTGAATCAATTGCTGTTGCCTTAATTGCATTAAACAATCCTATTGGTGTATTATTTTCAAGCATATTTTATAGCATTATTTATACATCTAAAGTTCCTCTTTTCTCTGAATTAGGAGTTGTTAATGAGTTTTATCCAATAGTTACTGGATTAATGATATTTATTATTGCTATTGCTGTAATATTTAGTAAACTAACACCAATTAAATCATTTATCAAATGAATGATTTTAGTTAGAAATAAAGAATATCGAAAAGTTAGAAAAGAATATTACTCTGATAAAAAAACAATGTACAACAAACATAAAACAAGAGTAAAAGATGTTAAGAAAATGAGCATTCAACGTAAAAAAGAATTTAAAAATGAAACTAGAAATTATTTAAGTCTAAGTGAAAAACTCAAGAGAGACTTAAACAAAAAAGATGTAGATATTAATTCAGTATATCAAGAATTAGCGAAACTAAAATTTGAATACAACGAAAAAGTTAGACTAGCTGGACTTGATGTATATAGTGACTACATTTCTTATTATAAGAACACAAAAAGAGAGAACAAAAATAAGTTTAAAAAGTATAAAGAAGATTTATTTAAAGAAACATTCAAGAAATTTGTTAATAATAAAATATTTAGAAATTCGAACTTAGTGATTGAGGAGGAAAAATAA
- a CDS encoding ABC transporter ATP-binding protein, whose product MNNKIENAIEFVNISKSFGNIRANKNINFSVKKGTIHALIGENGAGKSTLMSILFGLYEPDEGFIKVNDKKTLILSPNQANDLGIGMVHQHFKLVNVYKNIDNIILGNETTFSKFKIINRKPSIKKIQNIQEKFNLHFDLNKQTGSEPVSVQQKVEIMKMLYRDSEILIFDEPTAVLTDEEIQGLLQTFKLFKEQGKTIIFISHKLKEIKQVADYATILRHGEVTGNFKVSDTSIEEMAQLMVGGQVETILNNHSINSNKEVILKIENVSTKGDKPLKNFSLDIHSGEIVAIAGVEGNGQTDLEYVVSGLKKPTSGSLKLKKTNLIKQNYLSMLKKDKKINIVYLSILAAITLILIILMGISKTISQVIPLNLMLTLCILLLLVIVPILIVYLINVLKNIKLISDFNKDQDEFIELNKLSTYKISQLGFSYIASDRHKHSMILDYSVFDNMQSRRLWDPKYVKFGIFRRKNIKKDLEIIIDKFDVRGARRGNSLSRSLSGGNQQKFIVGKEMENPHDFIIILQPTRGLDVGAIKNIHEKILEEKSKGKGILLISYELDEVIALADTIAVINEGQLSVVRESKNLSRSEIGVYMSHKKVGGENE is encoded by the coding sequence ATGAATAATAAAATTGAAAACGCAATTGAATTTGTAAATATTTCAAAATCATTTGGAAATATAAGAGCAAACAAAAACATTAATTTTAGCGTAAAAAAAGGAACAATTCATGCTTTAATTGGAGAAAACGGAGCAGGAAAAAGTACTTTAATGTCTATTTTGTTTGGTCTTTATGAACCTGATGAAGGTTTTATTAAAGTCAATGACAAAAAAACATTAATTTTGTCACCTAATCAAGCGAATGATCTTGGAATTGGTATGGTTCATCAACATTTTAAATTAGTTAATGTTTACAAAAATATAGATAACATTATTTTAGGTAATGAAACAACATTCTCTAAATTTAAAATAATTAACAGAAAGCCATCAATTAAAAAAATTCAAAATATTCAAGAAAAATTTAATCTTCATTTTGACCTTAATAAACAAACTGGTAGTGAACCGGTTTCTGTTCAACAAAAAGTTGAAATAATGAAAATGCTTTATAGGGATTCAGAAATTTTGATTTTTGATGAGCCTACTGCAGTTTTAACTGATGAAGAAATTCAAGGTTTACTTCAAACATTTAAACTTTTTAAAGAACAAGGTAAAACAATAATTTTCATCTCACATAAATTAAAAGAAATTAAACAAGTTGCTGATTATGCAACTATATTAAGACATGGTGAAGTTACCGGAAATTTTAAGGTCTCAGATACTTCGATCGAAGAGATGGCTCAACTTATGGTCGGTGGACAAGTTGAAACTATTCTAAATAATCACTCAATTAATTCCAATAAAGAAGTTATCTTAAAAATAGAAAATGTATCTACTAAAGGAGATAAACCTCTTAAGAATTTTAGTTTAGATATTCATTCTGGCGAAATAGTTGCTATAGCTGGTGTTGAAGGTAATGGACAAACTGACTTAGAGTATGTTGTTTCTGGTTTGAAGAAACCTACTTCAGGTTCGTTAAAACTAAAGAAAACTAATTTAATTAAACAAAATTATCTTAGTATGCTTAAAAAAGATAAAAAAATAAATATTGTTTATTTAAGTATTTTAGCTGCAATAACACTTATTTTAATAATTTTAATGGGGATTTCTAAAACAATCTCTCAAGTCATACCCTTAAACTTAATGCTAACTTTATGTATTTTATTATTGCTTGTAATAGTCCCTATATTAATTGTTTATTTAATCAATGTACTTAAAAACATCAAGCTTATTAGTGATTTTAATAAAGATCAAGATGAATTCATTGAATTAAATAAATTAAGCACATACAAAATCTCTCAGTTAGGATTTTCATATATTGCAAGTGATAGACATAAACATTCAATGATTCTTGATTATAGTGTTTTTGATAACATGCAATCAAGAAGATTGTGAGATCCTAAATATGTTAAGTTTGGTATTTTCAGGAGAAAAAATATTAAAAAGGATCTCGAAATAATTATTGATAAATTTGATGTCAGAGGTGCAAGAAGAGGGAATTCACTTTCCAGATCTCTTTCGGGTGGAAACCAACAGAAATTTATTGTAGGTAAAGAAATGGAAAATCCACATGATTTCATAATTATTTTACAACCTACACGTGGCCTTGACGTTGGTGCAATAAAAAACATTCATGAGAAAATTTTAGAAGAAAAAAGCAAAGGTAAAGGGATTTTACTCATTTCATATGAACTTGATGAGGTAATCGCATTAGCTGATACAATTGCTGTTATAAATGAAGGACAATTGAGCGTAGTCAGAGAATCTAAGAATTTAAGTAGATCTGAAATTGGGGTTTATATGTCTCACAAGAAAGTTGGAGGTGAAAATGAATAA